GTTCCACTGAAGCGCTGGTTGTTCGCCGTTCTCGACGAAACAGAGCCGTTCTCACGTCGGATCAGGAGCCGGCGACGCCCCAGGAGACGCGGTCCCAGAGGCGCTCGTAGCTGTAGTAGGTGACCGTCTTGACGACGTTGGCGGCGAGGCCGATCTCCAGCGCGTCGCCGGCGCTGCCGGTCACCGCGAGCGCGACGGC
This genomic interval from Halomicrobium urmianum contains the following:
- a CDS encoding DUF2061 domain-containing protein; translated protein: MVLPSGLLDRQAIQRRRRAVVKTLLYRLVMVAITVAVALAVTGSAGDALEIGLAANVVKTVTYYSYERLWDRVSWGVAGS